A window of the Candidatus Jettenia caeni genome harbors these coding sequences:
- a CDS encoding UDP-N-acetylglucosamine 1-carboxyvinyltransferase: protein MDKIVIEGGRRLEGSTRINGAKNAALPIMAACLLLHGPSRIRGVPNIVDIETQSEILKNLGGEIKRHEDGTLEIGFRDGENEGKFTAPYELVSKMRASICVLGPLLSKRRKAKVSYPGGCIIGQRPIDLHIKGLKALGAQIETTEGYITASVERLKGAEISLMGQYGITVLGTCNVMTAAVLAEGTTIIEHAACEPEVQDLANFLNKAGAKITGIGESRLTIEGVQELHGVDYEIIPDRIEAGTFMIAGAITRGDIALENVKVEHLSAVIDKLREIGVEVTPVGNSVRVKGNSSYHPVDLTTLPYPGMPTDMQAQFMALLCTVEGKSVITEKVFPDRFIHSPELQRMGADIRVEGSCAIVSGTPFLSGTNVMVSDLRAGAGLVLAGLVAQGTTHVHRIYHLDRGYERLEKRLTDLGAVIKRIHD from the coding sequence GTGGACAAAATTGTTATTGAGGGAGGACGTCGTTTAGAGGGAAGTACGAGGATAAATGGGGCAAAGAATGCTGCTTTGCCTATTATGGCTGCCTGTCTGTTATTACATGGGCCATCCCGAATAAGAGGCGTACCAAATATTGTTGATATTGAGACGCAATCGGAAATATTAAAAAATCTTGGTGGAGAAATAAAGAGACACGAAGATGGCACCCTTGAGATAGGATTCCGGGATGGAGAAAATGAGGGTAAATTTACTGCACCATATGAACTTGTCAGTAAAATGCGGGCTTCTATATGTGTCTTGGGCCCATTACTGAGTAAAAGACGCAAGGCAAAGGTTTCCTATCCCGGAGGATGTATTATTGGCCAACGTCCTATCGATCTGCATATAAAAGGTCTTAAGGCATTAGGCGCTCAGATTGAGACAACGGAAGGTTATATAACTGCTTCGGTGGAAAGATTAAAAGGTGCAGAGATTTCTTTGATGGGGCAATACGGTATAACCGTACTCGGAACTTGTAATGTAATGACTGCGGCAGTATTGGCTGAAGGTACAACGATAATTGAACATGCAGCTTGTGAACCGGAAGTGCAGGATCTTGCCAATTTCTTAAATAAGGCGGGCGCAAAAATCACCGGGATTGGTGAAAGTCGTTTAACGATAGAAGGAGTTCAGGAATTACATGGAGTTGATTATGAGATCATTCCCGATCGAATTGAGGCAGGAACATTTATGATTGCTGGCGCTATTACAAGGGGTGATATTGCATTGGAAAATGTTAAAGTAGAGCATCTCTCTGCAGTAATTGATAAATTAAGAGAAATTGGTGTAGAAGTAACTCCTGTGGGAAACAGCGTCCGGGTAAAGGGCAATAGTTCCTATCATCCTGTTGATTTAACAACATTACCCTATCCGGGCATGCCTACCGATATGCAGGCGCAGTTTATGGCCCTGCTGTGTACCGTAGAAGGGAAAAGTGTTATTACCGAGAAGGTGTTTCCTGATAGATTTATTCACTCTCCGGAATTACAGAGAATGGGAGCTGATATTCGTGTAGAAGGATCATGCGCAATTGTAAGTGGAACACCTTTTTTATCTGGTACCAATGTGATGGTTTCGGATCTGCGTGCCGGCGCAGGGCTTGTACTTGCAGGTTTAGTAGCGCAAGGAACTACGCATGTCCATCGTATCTATCATTTAGATCGGGGTTATGAACGGCTTGAAAAACGGTTAACTGATCTTGGGGCAGTTATAAAACGTATTCATGATTAA